The Verrucomicrobium spinosum DSM 4136 = JCM 18804 DNA segment GCAAAGGGATGAATGGACAAATGCACGTCGATCCCGCGGTCTTCATTCGCAGGAGCCACCGTGCGCAGAGTGAGCGTGCGGCTCTTCTCGTCAAGCTCCAGCAGGTGACCCTCTTTGTTGCCAGCAACCTTCAGCACCACGGCAGCGTCCCTGCCAAGGCCTTTGAAGGCTTCTGCCTGCGCCTCCCGGGGATGGTCAAACTGCATCTCCATGCCCGCCACCCGGTCTGCCCAGAGGAGCAGTTCAGAGAACACGATCTTCACATCCGGCACGACCGCATCCGCGGCCTCCGCCTGAGTCAGAAAGCCGCCGCCCGCAAGGGCGAACAAGGCCGCTGCGCACCACTGGCGGCGTGAAGAGAAGGTCAAATCGAGGTGAGACATGGCAACCAAAGCTGACGGTGGGCTGGCAGAAAAACGGGCGGCAATCTTTGCAGACGGCCGCCCGTGAGAGGGAGGGCGCTCCGCTTACTTGCGGTCGGTGCGGATTACGATGGCACTGATGTCATCCAGGATGACCACCGCATCGTAGTATTCCTGGCCGGTGATGGTGGAAAGATGAAGGGCTGCACCGCCCACGGACTCGACCTTGCCGGAGATCTTGTCGCCTGACTTGAGGCGGATTTCCACTTTCTGTCCGATCTGACGCTCCAGCACGGTGCCGGCGACGTCGTCTTTTTTAAAGCCCACTTTGTCGTCAGCGGACACAACAGCAGTGGCAAGGGTGGTCATAAGGGCAATAAGAGCAATGGCTTTCATGGTTCTGATTTCGACGGTGTGAATGGATTTACTGAAGTGTTGCGTGTTTCTGGGGGAAAATGGGTCTTACTGGATCTCAAACTGGATGGTCGCGGTGGCTTCACCCGCAGAGATGCTGAGCAGGTATTTGCCTGCTGGCAACTTCTGTTTGTCCATGGTCTGGTCAAGTGAACCCTTGTTCGTTCCCTGGAGCAGAATGACCGCCGGCTGCGCCGTTTCATCCGTCGTGCCGTCTGCCTTCAGCTTGTGCACGTTGATGATCGCCATGTCTGCCTTGACGGCGATGCTGAGCGGGGCATTGGCTGCCACAGGTTTCTCCAGTTTGGCAAAGGCCTCACCCGCCTTGTAGGTCGCCGCTTGGCCGCCCACGTTCACGGCGAAGGGAAGTGAGCCCTCCGCGTGAAGGGAAGAGAGGCCGGTGAAGGCGGTCAGGAGGCTGGCGAGCACTGCGAATTTGATCTTTTTCATATCTACAGAGTGCATGTGAGGCGGGCGGAGTTTGTGACAGCCATTCCCCACTCTCTTCATCCATGGACGCTCCCCCGGGAAGAGTCGGCGGGGCTTTTTGACCTTGAAAGATCACGAGGAATTTCGTCGCATAGAGGTCATGCTTCCCCGCTCCCTCTCCACCGCCATCCTGCTGCTTGCCTCGCTCGGCACAGGCCAGTCCGCCACCGCCGCCGAACCCGCCACCCGCCAGCGCCTCGCCATCATCAAAGCGGATGATGTAAAGGGCGTGAACGGCAAATGGGACCGCTTCATCGCGCTCTCCCAGCAGCGGGACATCGTCGTCTCCCTGGGCATCATCACCGAGTCTCTGGCCACCCAGGATCCCAAGTACGTGGCCTGGATCAAAAAATGGGCGGACACCGGCGAGGTGGAGTTCTGGAACCACGGCTGGGATCACAAGAGCTGGACCGACACAGCGGGCAAAAAGCTCTCAGAGTTTGGCGGCTCCGGTCTGGAGCACCAGAAAGATCACTTGCTGAAGGCGCAGTCCTCCTTCAAGACCGCCACCGGCAGCCCCTACACGATCTTTGGCAGCCCGTTCAACGCCATGGATGGTGACACCGCCCGCGCGCTCAACGAGATTCCAGAGCTCAAGCTCATCTATTGCTACCCCGGCTCCGTGGTGAACGCCCAGCTCAAGGGCAAGGTGCTGCTCCCCATGACTCTCCGTGGCGAACACGATGGGACAAGCAAGCCCAACTTCCCCAAGTTCAAGGAAGAGTATCAAAAAAAGGACGGTCCCGCCCTCAACCTCGCCGCCATCCAGTTTCATCCTCTTGGCTTCAGCGAAGAAGGATTCAAACACTATACCGACATCCTTGATTTCTTGAAAACTGAAGGCTGGACCTTCATCCTGCCCACGAAATACCTCGAACTCCAAACTCAGGCTGCTGCTGCGGCCAGGCCTTAGAGCGGCCGATGGCTTCCCTCTGGAGAACATCCGCAAGCAATCTGCGCTTTGATTTTTGGCCATCCCCTCCGCTCAGCACACAAACGTGCGAATAAGGAGGCAGAGAGCCCGATCTGCGTCGATGTAGCACCATCATGCC contains these protein-coding regions:
- a CDS encoding DUF2334 domain-containing protein; this encodes MLPRSLSTAILLLASLGTGQSATAAEPATRQRLAIIKADDVKGVNGKWDRFIALSQQRDIVVSLGIITESLATQDPKYVAWIKKWADTGEVEFWNHGWDHKSWTDTAGKKLSEFGGSGLEHQKDHLLKAQSSFKTATGSPYTIFGSPFNAMDGDTARALNEIPELKLIYCYPGSVVNAQLKGKVLLPMTLRGEHDGTSKPNFPKFKEEYQKKDGPALNLAAIQFHPLGFSEEGFKHYTDILDFLKTEGWTFILPTKYLELQTQAAAAARP